A single window of Carettochelys insculpta isolate YL-2023 chromosome 13, ASM3395843v1, whole genome shotgun sequence DNA harbors:
- the LOC142020234 gene encoding uncharacterized protein LOC142020234 translates to MAAPQPPKRPQGTPSKGSQGSPPSSQAGKRQRGPSCMGAELRDLLRLWSEEEVLQVMGSKRRNAHAFAQLAEGLATRGHPACTPNHVRSKVKELRQGYAWARDVAGRSGAAPVTCPFYRELTDILGPRHTSSPPSTLDTSAEEPQQAPEAQSAPEASPAPQGPPQEPTPGAPEEEEEEEGESSSSDASLRIVLPSRSSSRASASRVSPDRGSGPSAAPSEGPESAGEASAVPDSPPGPSLQANPSAEDRPAPRQGRQQTQHQQPTATDPQLLALHRRQLEVAEQRLRVEECRLQLQEWALAWHQEAWGTYMQTLNCIADSLAPHAAPAAAAPALPALPAAPPAASASAPSAVALPPATKGPSAEGDLGPADTCRPCLPVRPAPSQPWPGLRPRRGSRPPTPSTGL, encoded by the exons atggccgccccccagccccccaagcgcccccaggggaccccctccaaggggagccagggctcaccgcccagcagccaggcagggaagcggcagcggggcccctcctgtatgggggccgagcttcgggacctgctgaggctctggagcgaggaggaggtgctccaggtaatggggagcaagaggcggaatgcgcatgcgttcgctcagctggccgagggcctggccacccggggtcaccctgcctgcactccgaatcatgtccggagtaaagtgaaggagctgcggcagggttacgcctgggcccgggatgtggccggccgatctggggccgcccccgtcacttgccccttttacagggagctcacggacatcctgggcccccggcacacctcctcccctccgtccactcttgatacctcagccgaggagccccagcaggccccggaggcacagtccgccccagaggcaagccccgcaccccaggggcccccccaggagcctacccccggggcaccggaggaggaggaggaggaggagggggagtcctcctccagcgacgccagcctgaggatcgtcctgccatccaggagctccagcagggcgtccgcctcccgggtgtcccccgaccgtgggagtggaccgtcag ctgcaccatcagaaggaccggagagcgccggcgaggcgtcagcggtcccggacagccctccagggccatcactccaggccaacccctcggcggaggaccgaccagccccacggcagggaagacagcagacccagcaccagcagcccactgcgacggacccccagctgctggccctccaccgtcggcagctggaggttgccgaacAGCGGTtgcgggtggaggaatgccgcctccagctgcaggagtgggcgctggcctggcaccaggaggcatgggggacctacatGCAGACTCTCAACTgtatcgcggactccctggccccccatgccgcgccggccgccgcagcgcctgccctgcctgctcttcctgctgctccacctgctgcttcagcctctgcgccgtccgccgttgcactgccacctgccaccaagggcccttccgccgagggggacctggggccagctgacacttgccggccgtgtctcccggtccgcccggcccccagccagccctggccagggctgaggccgaggcggggatcccggccgcccactcccagcactggactttag